One Sediminibacillus dalangtanensis genomic region harbors:
- a CDS encoding Hsp20/alpha crystallin family protein — protein MEEENRRQPKKNSPLSQMEEYFKNAPYNGLLSSIDSLFQQPMFKKTSIAVDLYETPNEWVVEAEIPGVSKENIKIEPMGDRLKIAVIDDRKTEETNDVHNYYRRERMIEGVERIVQLPYTIKKNRTKAAYRNGVLTIRGPKEAKTSNQIDID, from the coding sequence ATGGAGGAAGAAAATCGACGGCAGCCAAAGAAAAACAGTCCGCTCAGCCAAATGGAAGAGTATTTCAAAAATGCTCCCTATAATGGATTGTTAAGCTCCATCGATTCGCTTTTCCAACAGCCGATGTTCAAAAAAACGTCAATCGCGGTGGATCTTTATGAAACCCCGAATGAATGGGTGGTAGAGGCGGAAATCCCGGGAGTCAGCAAGGAAAATATCAAAATCGAACCGATGGGGGACCGTTTGAAGATAGCGGTGATCGATGACCGGAAGACAGAAGAAACGAACGATGTCCACAATTATTACCGCAGGGAGCGGATGATTGAAGGCGTCGAACGGATTGTTCAGCTGCCGTACACAATCAAGAAAAATAGAACAAAGGCTGCTTACCGAAATGGCGTGCTCACCATCAGAGGACCAAAAGAGGCCAAGACGAGCAACCAAATCGACATTGACTAG